A window from Chitinophaga filiformis encodes these proteins:
- the nuoF gene encoding NADH-quinone oxidoreductase subunit NuoF, with translation MERPLTRNIHPDRPPLNLKEYEMTGGYAAVRKVCGGGMTPAALQKLVQDSNLKGRGGAGFNTGIKWSLIPMGDQAPHPKYLIANADEMEPGTFKDRLLLEGNPHQLIEGMILAAYAIQADVAYVFLRWAYHKAADLIRKSIQEAYDAGYLGKDILGSDFHLDMHLHTGVGRYMCGEETALLNALEGKRATPRAKPPFPQISGLFGKPTIVNNVETLCCVPHIVNNGAEWFKGLSYSDDGGTKLYGVSGKVKRPGAWELPMGVTMRELIEEHAGGMKNGVQLKGVLPGGASTDFLTTQHLDIKMDYKSVAAAGSRLGTGTMIVMDSETCPVGFVHNLQHFFAQESCGWCTPCREGLPWVEKILLSLEKGDGTPEDLELLNMHAQFLGPGNTFCALAPGAMEPLQSALKYFRDDFEKHIEHKKCPYD, from the coding sequence ATGGAACGCCCACTTACCAGGAACATTCATCCGGACCGCCCGCCGCTTAACCTGAAAGAATATGAAATGACGGGCGGATATGCTGCTGTGCGCAAGGTATGTGGTGGTGGAATGACGCCAGCTGCACTGCAAAAGCTGGTACAGGACAGCAATCTGAAAGGACGCGGTGGCGCCGGCTTTAATACCGGCATCAAATGGAGCCTCATCCCCATGGGCGACCAGGCCCCTCATCCCAAATACCTTATCGCCAATGCAGACGAGATGGAGCCCGGTACCTTCAAAGACAGGCTGTTGCTGGAGGGCAATCCGCATCAGCTCATAGAAGGCATGATACTGGCCGCGTATGCTATCCAGGCAGACGTTGCTTATGTGTTCCTCCGATGGGCCTACCACAAGGCAGCAGACCTCATTCGTAAAAGCATCCAGGAGGCCTATGATGCCGGCTACCTTGGTAAAGATATCCTGGGAAGTGATTTCCACCTCGACATGCACCTACATACAGGTGTGGGCCGCTATATGTGCGGCGAAGAAACCGCATTACTGAACGCCCTGGAAGGGAAACGCGCCACACCAAGGGCTAAACCGCCCTTCCCCCAGATCAGCGGTTTGTTTGGTAAACCCACTATTGTAAACAATGTAGAAACACTTTGCTGTGTTCCTCATATCGTCAACAACGGCGCTGAATGGTTCAAAGGCCTTAGCTATAGCGACGATGGCGGCACTAAACTATACGGTGTAAGCGGTAAAGTGAAGCGGCCCGGCGCCTGGGAACTGCCTATGGGCGTTACTATGCGCGAGCTGATCGAAGAGCATGCCGGCGGTATGAAAAATGGTGTGCAGCTGAAAGGTGTATTGCCCGGTGGCGCTTCTACAGACTTTCTCACCACACAGCACCTGGACATCAAAATGGATTATAAATCCGTTGCAGCAGCAGGTAGTCGCTTAGGTACAGGTACCATGATCGTAATGGACAGTGAGACCTGCCCCGTGGGATTCGTACACAACCTCCAGCATTTCTTTGCACAGGAAAGCTGCGGCTGGTGCACTCCCTGCCGCGAAGGCCTGCCCTGGGTAGAAAAGATCCTGCTCTCCCTCGAAAAAGGAGATGGCACACCGGAAGATCTCGAACTGCTGAATATGCACGCACAATTCCTTGGTCCTGGTAACACGTTCTGCGCACTGGCGCCCGGCGCCATGGAACCATTGCAGAGTGCATTGAAATACTTCCGGGATGATTTCGAAAAACATATTGAACATAAGAAATGTCCGTATGACTAA